One window from the genome of Lasioglossum baleicum chromosome 9, iyLasBale1, whole genome shotgun sequence encodes:
- the Hob gene encoding bridge-like lipid transfer protein family member hobbit isoform X4, with product MVGCQSEHRALRFVRERQVVRRRRNFLRGEPREVFPEHAYSTVTSETSHRWGTPLSIGVLLATTRTNAIGIAVDALVAEWSLEFARFLEEAFKCYRKTGKTELAEKDNNRDAENVMQLNLNVTNCNLFFIAENNLSIMTRLDTASFEHNAKRLVAVGEGVSAITLNKNEPIICQHAQALVHPFLAVRKCKGAVTSDTINISLDGTNLAWGPNLHLRLLQLWLESADFRSIFDRNDADGTRVNVQGEKLPKRKRVVDVLATGGISLSIDISPKHFLELSSDQLRWSEGEWRLNYIRIALDMADIIMVEGFQLVRVPENEEVSAERQSNEGFVLDWNETWALNIESVKACFPYEHQFTDAIQNELFSIRKWLKEIHSSPNRRKKELLPCDLIIKIKEWVFEVSDDPFEVRLRDNYELLEDEYKESLKRQAMLDTKVQALCRAHLLLPQDKVEELYASLYKKNAEIYVQRWKQMQRAGPARTRLFAWSMLDLEILALADPSINGTERAVNALREMDAETPWPEDGLEFSALWVRGISLKCAEWKLQLRDFPQPLLLVESLSVWGRLAGAEALAPPRARRTVRIEIGAPWDDIVVERGMTSLKYYHDLNWDIDKFRYAFGPCWEPVIAQCNLSFEKIIHPSRDPSPPLPFWDKMRLTLHGRLTLCVKQLTVLLHGSLDPYNTTEEMELTWTGLALDWTQGRIIVKGDLDVYVRTASKYDDCRLLHLPNVRLSIKLAWVCLGDPRDHHAAIPCAPDRLPEYSSNQEHDSFRAFRSQNLNASLSLETKPTGSPTLSSAPTALLYGSTLRWFENLKLILSGATRPTRKGPLFKNIRPRKKQLSRHYRKVRLTLAFHRFHVSYWMSFAMQRGFEVTGGRVACSCEHNLSLHPIDDDLIHRPRAEWSVVYMNCELSDAEIWLKSALQEDKETASLRQPVEKCYCLSVARVSYGREAMVTGVSGGDTPTHRLVVHDLKGAWTKTNRDVAFALFDSFIKTQQLKKNLSTAALKGFHRESSSTPHKNRTAAVRSTDPQTTPLPNAPIACNSSSASKPQQGEAVGMLQRLIAEAANKPVAFSDDLSVQTRGQQLRGLAACHQDDVLHKNWLIALVNSQVLLKGIETRGYVILSAAKAEILQRIHQPVWKERTLVTKTTWVGSLECMQYYATVNANIDDNIDDNIMWLTLDNIQEKDSTVIAGLPDVPALVGSGQSVGGVVSQTVGGGGGPQHQLQRIVSRCKCEFFYVGYGQALDVGSVDQVPPPPREEVSLWERKELSAADAFTLMHHDLDVCTNSLQYAMILDIVNNLLLYVEPRRKEASERLQRMRFQLQLHSVEDQKRPIQQLQNTVRGLVAKLRRLERETYLVQKALAEKSSPELLAEMERLEARVFECKEQLAAKAEELDVMFSCYKETTAPATASTTLKDKPAAVARVAEICFKHAQWRLTDADGQLGIADLILTNFLYTKTSKTDDSVEHLLELGYVRMTNLLPNQIYTEVLTPTELQSNMPVDRQRALRVFCREKAPVAGISVKEHFEINVVPLTIGLTKKFFNTMLKFCFPERDPEGIEESPAPQRDSSFYVPIERRDDVEKMKERADKNKLFIYIKIPEVPVRVSYKGNKEKNLEDVRDFALVIPTLEYHNVTWTWLDLLLAMKSDSRRVILSQAIKQKLQIKPRGPQEESAPQEEDKARLLLGARHLPGDARKKGVFKFK from the exons ATGGTCGGATGTCAGAGTGAACACCGAGCTTTACGATTCGTCCGTGAACGTCAAGTTGTTCGACGTCGACGAAATTTCCTGCGGGGTGAACCACGTGAAGTATTCCCTGAACACGCTTACAG TACCGTCACCTCGGAAACGTCCCATCGGTGGGGTACACCGTTGTCCATCGGAGTACTATTGGCTACAACGCGTACCAATGCTATTGGAATCGCTGTCGATGCTCTCGTGGCCGAGTGGAGCTTAGAATTTGCCAGATTCCTCGAGGAAGCCTTCAA ATGTTaccgaaaaactgggaaaacagAGCTAGCCGAGAAGGATAATAACCGTGACGCGGAGAATGTGATGCAATTGAATCTGAACGTAACGAATTGCAATTTGTTTTTCATTGCGGAGAACAATC TTTCCATCATGACGCGTTTGGACACGGCGAGTTTCGAGCACAACGCCAAACGATTGGTCGCCGTGGGCGAGGGTGTCAGCGCGATTACTTTGAACAAGAACGAGCCGATTATCTGTCAACACGCTCAAGCGTTGGTTCATCCGTTCCTGGCTGTAAGAAAATGCAAAGGCGCAGTCACGTCGGATACTATTAATATCAGTTTGGATGGCACCAATCTGGCCTGGGGTCCAAATTTGCATCTACGACTTCTGCAGCTTTGGCTGGAGTCCgcagattttcgatcgatctTCGATCGAAACGATGCAGACGGCACTAGGGTTAACGTACAAG GCGAGAAGCTTCCGAAGCGGAAGCGAGTGGTGGACGTGTTAGCCACCGGAGGTATCAGTCTGTCGATAGACATTTCTCCGAAACACTTTCTGGAACTATCGTCGGATCAGTTACGTTGGTCGGAAGGAGAATGGAGGTTGAACTACATCCGCATCGCTTTGGATATGGCCGATATCATCATGGTCGAAGGTTTCCAGCTGGTCAGAGTGCCGGAGAACGAAGAAGTGAGCGCGGAAAGACAAAGCAACGAGGGTTTCGTGCTAGACTGGAACGAGACGTGGGCGCTCAACATCGAATCGGTGAAGGCTTGTTTCCCGTACGAGCATCAGTTCACGGATGCGATACAAAACGAACTGTTCAGTATAAGGAAATGGTTAAAGGAGATCCATTCCTCTCCGaatagaagaaaaaaagaattgtTACCGTGCGATCTAATCATAAAG ATTAAAGAGTGGGTGTTCGAAGTGAGCGACGACCCGTTCGAGGTCCGATTGCGAGACAATTACGAGCTTTTGGAGGACGAGTACAAGGAGAGTTTGAAGAGGCAGGCGATGCTCGACACGAAAGTACAGGCGCTTTGTCGAGCTCACTTGCTACTACCACAGGACAAGGTCGAGGAACTGTACGCCAGTCTGTACAAGAAGAATGCGGAGATCTACGTGCAACGGTGGAAGCAAATGCAGCGCGCCGGTCCAGCGAGGACGAGACTGTTCGCATGGTCGATGTTGGACCTAGAGATTTTAGCGTTGGCCGATCCGTCGATCAACGGTACCGAAAGAGCAGTGAACGCGCTGCGAGAAATGGACGCGGAGACACCGTGGCCCGAGGACGGGCTTGAGTTCAGCGCGCTCTGGGTTCGCGGGATAAGCTTGAAATGCGCCGAATGGAAGCTGCAGCTGAGAGACTTCCCGCAACCGCTATTGCTGGTTGAGAGTTTGAGCGTGTGGGGTAGGTTAGCCGGTGCGGAGGCGCTTGCACCTCCGCGGGCCAGGCGCACCGTGCGAATCGAGATCGGCGCGCCCTGGGACGACATCGTTGTCGAGAGGGGGATGACATCTCTCAAGTACTACCACGATCTAAACTGGGACATCGACAAGTTTCGATACGCGTTCGGCCCGTGCTGGGAGCCGGTGATCGCCCAATGCAATCTCAGTTTCGAGAAGATCATACATCCGTCGCGAGATCCGAGTCCACCGTTGCCCTTCTGGGACAAGATGCGATTAACTCTTCACGGAAGGCTGACGCTGTGCGTGAAGCAGCTGACGGTGTTGTTGCACGGCTCCTTGGATCCTTACAACACCACCGAAGAGATGGAGTTAACGTGGACGGGGCTGGCGCTGGATTGGACACAGGGCCGAATTATCGTCAAAGGAGACTTGGATGTGTACGTTCGTACTGCGAGCAAATATGATGACTGCAGGTTGCTGCATCTGCCGAACGTACGGTTGAGCATAAAACTGGCCTGGGTCTGTTTAGGCGACCCGAGAGACCATCACGCGGCGATTCCTTGCGCGCCGGACAGACTGCCCGAGTATTCGAGCAACCAAGAACACGACTCGTTCAGAGCGTTCCGTTCGCAGAACTTGAACGCCAGCCTGTCCCTCGAGACAAAGCCAACTGGTTCTCCTACGTTGAGCAGCGCGCCGACCGCGCTGCTTTACGGCAGCACGCTCAGGTGGTTCGAGAATTTGAAATTGATTCTGTCCGGGGCGACCAGACCGACGAGAAAGGGGCCGCTGTTCAAGAACATCCGGCCAAGGAAGAAACAACTTAGTCGACATTACCGTAAAGTTCGACTGACGTTGGCGTTCCACCGGTTTCACGTCAGCTATTGGATGTCGTTCGCGATGCAGCGCGGATTCGAGGTGACCGGCGGCAGGGTTGCCTGCAGCTGCGAGCATAATTTATCCTTGCACCCGATCGACGACGATCTGATACACCGACCGCGAGCTGAGTGGTCCGTCGTCTACATGAACTGCGAGCTGAGCGACGCGGAAATCTGGCTGAAGAGCGCTCTCCaagaggacaaagagactgcgtCGCTGCGACAACCGGTCGAGAAATGTTACTGTTTGAGCGTGGCCCGCGTCAGCTACGGCAGAGAAGCAATGGTGACCGGCGTGAGCGGCGGCGACACTCCTACCCATCGGTTGGTCGTGCACGATTTGAAAGGTGCCTGGACGAAAACGAACAGAGACGTGGCGTTCGCTCTTTTCGATTCGTTCATCAAGACTCAGCAGCTGAAGAAGAACCTGTCGACCGCCGCGTTGAAAGGCTTCCACAGAGAGAGCTCGTCGACGCCGCATAAAAATCGGACAGCCGCTGTCAGATCCACCGATCCGCAAACCACTCCGTTGCCGAACGCACCTATCGCCTGCAATTCATCGTCGGCGAGTAAACCGCAACAAGGAGAAGCTGTCGGGATGCTGCAGAGGTTGATAGCAGAAGCAGCGAACAAACCTGTCGCGTTCAGCGACGACCTCTCTGTTCAAACTAGAGGCCAGCAACTCCGTGGATTAGCAGCTTGCCATCAGGACGACGTTCTGCACAAGAATTGGCTGA TTGCCCTAGTCAACAGTCAAGTGTTGCTGAAAGGTATCGAGACGCGGGGCTACGTGATCTTGTCCGCGGCCAAGGCTGAAATATTGCAGAGAATTCACCAACCGGTATGGAAGGAGAGAACTCTGGTCACGAAGACGACTTGGGTAGGCTCGTTAGAGTGTATGCAGTATTACGCGACCGTCAACGCCAACATCGATGACAATATTGACGATAATATAATGTGGTTAACGTTGGACAACATTCAG GAGAAAGATTCAACGGTGATAGCTGGTTTACCTGATGTGCCGGCTCTGGTAGGCTCTGGGCAGAGCGTCGGTGGTGTGGTCAGTCAGACGGTAGGTGGTGGTGGTGGACCGCAACACCAGCTGCAACGGATCGTCTCGAGGTGCAAATGCGAGTTCTTCTACGTCGGATACGGCCAGGCCCTAGATGTTGGGTCCGTCGATCAagtcccgccgccgccgagAGAAGAGGTCAGCCTCTGGGAAAGGAAAGAGCTTTCGGCAGCCGACGCGTTTACTTTGATGCATCACGACTTGGACGTCTGCACGAATTCCCTGCAGTACGCCATGATCCTCGATATCGTGAACAATCTGCTGCTCTATGTTGAACCGAGAAGGAAAGAGGCATCGGAACGGTTGCAGAGAATGAGGTTTCAGTTGCAGTTGCACTCGGTCGAAGACCAAAAGCGACCTATTCAACAATTGCAGAACACCGTGCGCGGTCTGGTAGCCAAACTGAGGAGATTGGAACGCGAAACGTATCTGGTGCAAAAGGCTCTGGCGGAGAAATCCAGTCCCGAGTTGCTCGCCGAGATGGAACGGTTGGAGGCGAGAGTGTTCGAGTGCAAAGAGCAACTGGCCGCGAAAGCAGAAGAACTCGACGTGATGTTCAGCTGTTACAAAGAAACCACCGCACCCGCCACAGCTTCCACCACTTTGAAGGACAAGCCGGCTGCGGTCGCGAGAGTCGCCGAAATCTGCTTTAAACATGCCCAGTGGAGATTGACGGACGCCGACGGACAATTGGGGATCGCCGATCTTATCTTGACTAATTTCTTGTACACGAAAACCAGCAAAACGGACGACTCGGTCGAGCACCTTCTCGAACTAGGGTACGTTCGAATGACTAACTTACTGCCGAATCAGATCTACACGGAAGTTTTGACTCCCACCGAATTGCAAAGCAACATGCCCGTCGACAGGCAAAGAGCTCTTCGAGTTTTCTGCAGGGAGAAAGCACCGGTGGCTGGCATATCTGTCAAGGAACATTTCGAGATCAATGTGGTCCCCCTGACTATAG GGTTgaccaaaaaatttttcaacaccaTGCTGAAATTCTGTTTCCCCGAGAGGGATCCAGAAGGAATAGAGGAATCACCTGCGCCGCAACGTGATTCCTCGTTTTACGTGCCCATCGAGAGAAGGGACGATGTGGAAAAGATGAAGGAGAGAGCAGACAAAAATAAACTGTTCATATACATAAAAATACCAGAAGTACCAGTTCGCGTATCTTATAAG GGAAACAAGGAGAAAAATTTGGAAGATGTCCGCGACTTTGCACTTGTAATACCGACGTTGGAATATCATAATGTGACCTGGACGTGGCTCGATCTCTTATTAGCCATGAAAAGCGATTCTAGACGCGTGATATTGAGTCAAGCAATCAAGCAAAAATTACAGATCAAACCACGAGGTCCGCAAGAAGAATCTGCCCCGCAAGAGGAAGACAAAGCTCGACTTTTATTGGGTGCTAGACACTTGCCCGGAGACGCGAGGAAGAAGGGCGTATTTAAGTTTAAATAG